The DNA segment aaaaaCAAATGCTAAGGTTTATATTAAAcacaacgatttcaataatgtggaCGAACTTGTTGGTGCATTGATACATAacacaaatgacattcattagctttggccaagctgaccagtagtatgttatggtaccataagatctgacaaatcccgttatcggactaTCGCCATGGTTATGGGGTAATGTGGGTAACGACAGAACCTAATGATTTTAAcaaaccctttggtggtttgttagtcGATTAAAGATACCCTTTGGTGGTATAGACAAGTCAAAACACAGGTTTGAATATGTTCAACGAGAACgaccaaaagttagttttcaAAATTAAAACACGGACGATTGAACGAATGGTTTTATGACACGAACGATTGAACGATGGTTTATAACACGAACGAGttgaacgatttgaacgattggTTTTGATAACACGAACGAATGATAACACGGACGAATTGAACGcttttgaatgatttttggacGAATGATTTCAAATGTCACGTAACGAGGTTTACttaatgatataaaccatacgagttttattacaagaacgatttacaatttggttttaaaaagcaAATGTTTTGGGTCAAGATTCATGGCAACGAggtttataaactataaccaacttgttTTAAGTTGGTTAATCATATTGCAATACAAAACACTTTTCAATACACGATTTTTTCAATTATCGACTCTTGTAGTCGTACGAGGTATTGCAATAAGTAAAAAAGCCATGTATTTGATacactcacaaaacctatgtactcgccggcatttttatgctgactttattttcacatatgtttcaggtgctgttgtttgatgatgatattgatgcatgctcacataggaacggATGAGGCCTTAATGACTTAATAACAATAAAAGACAATATGTTTGTGTTTTGCTTTTAAATATCAAGACAATGTAATAAACTTAattaaataaaacgaaacttcaatccatgtgttgtgaaacaatgattctgttacgacactccccgacgtttccaccacggttttgttgttttaacgcggtcggggtgtgacaatcaccGCATCCATCATCATTGGTACCCATACCCGTTTTCTTCTACTATCCCAATAAATGCCACAATCCTTGTAAAATTCTCCACGGTCCTCACATACGTTACAATCATCACAGTCTGTACCCAAAACCCAACCGACTTCTTCTAACAAACGTAGACCCAGTAAGAAGGATCCGGATTACGAATGTGCTCTGAAGTCAGTCGAGAGATGGACTCCTACCAAAGAACTAGCTTTATCACGAGCGTGGCTCGATGTATCGGAGATCCGATtgtcggtaatattattttttctAAATTAAATTTGTCTAGTATTAACAAAACGTATAATATTTTTTGTCAACTAACTGTATAATATTTTTTAGTAGGAAATAATTAAGACCAAATCGTGTTTTGGAGACGTACATGTGAGAAATTTTTCGCCGCTATAAACCACGGTGAATACCATACACCCGATTCGTTCTCTGGCAAATGGACGACAATGCGAACAAAAGTCTCCAACTTCAATAACATTGTCAACCATCTTTCGAACAATCGTGTACGGGCAAGCGGTTCAAATGATGTAGAGGTCATGACCATGGCCCATAATGAATATAGAATCCATAATGACTCCGACTTTACAATAATACTTCATTCGGAGCTTCTTCGAAAATCTCCAAAATGGCATCTTGTACCACCATTTAAGCCAACAGTTCTGGCCGATCGTCCAAACTGTCGAAGACGAACTCTAGCACACCCTAACCGACCCCGTCCCAAGGTGTGTCAGATTCTTGTTCCTATTTAAACCTAAACGATGACATGATGgctttgtttttgaaaaaccacAACCCTTGTCATGGCCACCCGACAGAGATTGAAACAAGGCAGCAGCAAGGGTTCGAGCAACCTCCttgacaacaacaacaactaaaTCGTTTTTTTTCTGATCTTGCATCATTTCACTTTATACTCCACAAAATGTAAAGTTGCTCCAAGTTCAAGtcattttttaatattaaataatgaTACACAACCCTATTTTGCAATATGATGTAAAGTGCACGTAAATATAAAACTAGAACCATTGACGTTCATATCTCAAACAACTTATAATCCGATAAAATGAATCAATCTTCTCAATTACAAGTAAAAATATATAGGGATAGATTTACACCAACCAAAACGAGCCAATTTTCACTAAACGTGTTAAAACTTCTTAACACCTTAAGTACTTGCATGATTTCATTTAAAACTTCTTAAAATGTAAACCTGCACCAAGTTTAAGCCATTTTTCAGATATTGCATGAAGGCGTAAAGTGCACGTAAATATAAAGTTAGAGGTTCTAGCGACGTTCATTTGTAAGACTACTTAAACTTTAAAAAGACGATTCAATATTCTTTATGCATGTTTTAAAATGTAAAGGGATATATTTACGCCAACCAAAAAGATCCAAGCTTTTCACTACACATGtcaaaatgtaaatgaacaaatttacaccaatcgaAACAAGCCAAGCTTTTTCACTACACGTCTTAAAACTTTAAATACTTGCATGATTTCGTGTAAAACTTCTTAAAATGttaacatgacccaagtttaagccATATTTCATATATTGTAGTGTCAGATAATGATACATAACCCTATTTTGAATGAAAGTGTAAAGTGCATGTAAATATATTAGAGGTTGAGTTTATGTTCATCTGTTAAACGACTTGAATTCCGATAAGACAAATCAATATTCTCTGTATACATGTTAAAATATAAAGGGATAGCTTTACGCCAACCAAAATGAGCCAAAGTTTTCACTACACGTGTTAATATGTAAATGAACAGATTTACACCAACCATAATGATCCAAGCTTTTCACTACACGTGTTAAAACTTCTTTAACACCTTAAATACTTGCATGCTTTCATTTAAAACCTCTTAAAATATAAATATGAACCAAGTTTAAGCCATTTTCCATATTGTAATGTCAAATAATGACACACAACCCTATTTTGCATGCAGGGGTTCACGTAAATATAAAATTAGAGGTTCAACTGACGTTTATCTGTCCGACGTCTTAAATTCTGATAAGACGAATCAATATTCTTTGTACACGTGTTAAATGTAAAGGGATACAATTACGCCAACAAAAACGAACCAAGCTTTTCACTACACGTGTTAAAACGCAAATGAATATATTCACGCAATCCAAAACAAGCCAAGCTTTTCATTACACGTGTTAAAACGTAAATGAATAGATTCTCGCCAACAAAAACGAGCCAAGCTTTTCATTACACGTGTTAAAACGTAATGAATAGATTCTCGCCAACAAAAACGAGCCAAGCTTTTCATTACACGTGTTAAAACGTAAATGGTTAGATTCACGCCAACCAGAAACAAGCCAAGTTTTTCACTATACATGTCTCAACGTAAATAAACAGATTTACTCAATAAAAAACAAGCCAAGCTTCTCACTAATAGATTTACTCAATCAAAAAACAAACCAAGCTTCTCACTACACGTCTTATAAGTTACAACGTGAACATACAAAATTTTAATCAAACACTTTATATATGAAATAATGAAAATCTAAATTCTTCATTAAACACATCAATCATGTTTACAAGGTCACATAGATTTGTCATTTGATTCAATCACAACATGTTGCAAGGTCTTATGGATCTGATCTGACTTACATTCTTTAAACGGTTTGTAAGACCATGATAGATGACAGATAAAAAGAAGATATATTTTTATTCATAAAATGGTTGAAAGGGTAATAAAATAATATTGTATCCAGAATACAATAGTATGTTGTAGATTTAGCAAAATTACAAATATAAAAgcattaaataattaaatataataacAGCAAAAGAAGAATGGAAGTCAATGTTGTAGAAACATTATAAGAAAAAGTTGGTGCAGAGTAATTACTACTCTTACcagtcaccaccaccaccatcctccaactttatatattacattttcaTGGAGAAATCACTAACTTTGGTACTATTTAGCTTCTCCTTCAACCACACTCCCAGTTTCAACTTCATCTCCATGTTCAACTTCCCCCAATCTCCCTaacacacactcacacacacacacacaatcacGTACAGATGAGGTGCAAACAGCACTACACCGATCACAGTAGCACCGTCGGCGTCTGCGCTTCATGCCTCCGAGAACGCCTCTTCTATCTCGTCGCAGCTCAAGAACACACACAATTACATGCTCAAACTCAATCTCAAACCCTAGAAGATCGAAATCGCAATTTGGAGACGCATCCGGTGTTTCCTCGCTCCGTTTCTCCCTACATCACTCGCCGGAAATCCGATACTGCTTCATCGACTAGCAATCAACGTAAAGGCGATACGAATCGGCACCGTAATGTTCCGGATCAACGGTTTTTCAGCACGCCGCAGGTTGGaggttataataataatagtaataatatatataataaacagaAGAAGAAACACAGTTTTATTCGGTTCAATTTGCTATCGAAATTATTCAGATCTAGAAAACAAAAGGATCCGGAATCGGATTCGGATCCTAGGTTTTCGGTTTCCGATTCTCGTGGATcatgcggtggtggtggtggtggtggtggcggtgataGCGCAACGTCGGCAATGTCATCACCGTTTAGGTTTTCAAACATCAGGACGGGTAGCCGGAAGAAACAGCCGGTTTGTGTAACCGAGTGTTCAACACGCGCCGGAACGGTGATGCGGAAGCAGTACTGTTCCGATCGAGGCATGTCGCCGGTGAGGTTATCGGATTGTGGCGGTGTAGAAGATGAGTTCTACGACGGATCTAGCGGTTACGAGACGTGTGAGTCACGAAAACAGACGCCGTGGAGAACGCCGGCGCATCCTACCGTCCGCCGCGGCGGCATTGGAAGCTTCTGTTTAAGTCCGTTGGTTCGAGCTAGTCCTTGCAGGCTTTGGAGCTTACCGGCGGCGGATGGTGGCGATACCAGAGCTCCGGTGAAGCCTCACCTGTCAAACACAAAGTCATTCTGTGCTAACAGATCAAGGAAGC comes from the Helianthus annuus cultivar XRQ/B chromosome 4, HanXRQr2.0-SUNRISE, whole genome shotgun sequence genome and includes:
- the LOC110933734 gene encoding uncharacterized protein LOC110933734, with the protein product MRCKQHYTDHSSTVGVCASCLRERLFYLVAAQEHTQLHAQTQSQTLEDRNRNLETHPVFPRSVSPYITRRKSDTASSTSNQRKGDTNRHRNVPDQRFFSTPQVGGYNNNSNNIYNKQKKKHSFIRFNLLSKLFRSRKQKDPESDSDPRFSVSDSRGSCGGGGGGGGGDSATSAMSSPFRFSNIRTGSRKKQPVCVTECSTRAGTVMRKQYCSDRGMSPVRLSDCGGVEDEFYDGSSGYETCESRKQTPWRTPAHPTVRRGGIGSFCLSPLVRASPCRLWSLPAADGGDTRAPVKPHLSNTKSFCANRSRKLADFGRFNSNR